The Flexivirga oryzae genome segment GTTTTCCGTCGTTTTTCCTTCGGATAATCTGAAGCATGCTCGAAGTCCGAAGACTGCGCCTGCTGCGTGAGCTCAGCGGCCGCGGCACCATCGCCGAGGTCGCCGAGGCACTGCACCTCAGCCCGTCGTCGATCTCGCAGCAGTTGAGCCAGCTGGAGCGTGAGGTCGGTGTCCCGCTGCTGCGCAAGACGGGGCGGCGGCTGGAGCTGACACCGGCTGCCGCCGTCCTCGTGGAGCACACCGAGCGCATCCTCAGCGAGCTGGAGGAGGCGGAGAGCGCGGCCGTCGGCCTGTCCGGGGAGGCGTCCGGCACGCTGCGGATCGCGGTGTTCCAGTCGGCCGCCGTCGCATTCATGCCGCGATTGCTGGCCGAGTTGGCGACCGCGCATCCGCGGCTACGGGTCACCATGTCGCAGCGCGAGCCCGAGGAAGGGCTGCGCGAGACCGCGGCGCACGAGTTCGACCTGGTGATCGCCGAGCAGTACCCGCACCATGCCGCTCCGCGGCACCCGTCCCTGGATCGGGTCCCGCTGACGACCGACTCGTTGCATCTCGCCGTCCCGGTCGACGGCGCGGCATTCGCGGGAGTGGAGTCCATCGAGCAGGCGGGTGGCCTGCCCTGGGTGATGGAGCCACAGGGTGCGGCGTCGCGGCACTGGGCCGAACAACTGTGTCGGCAGGCCGGGTTCGAGCCGGACGTCCGCTTCGAGACCGATGACCTGCAGGCCCACGTCGCGTTGATCGAGTCGGGTAACGCGGTGGCCGTGCTGCCGGATCTGATGCTGGTGCCCCGGCGTCCGCGGGCACGACTGATCGAGCTGCCGGGCCGGCCGAGGCGGTCGGTATTCACCTCGGTGAGGAGGTCGAGCACCGGCACGCCCGCCGTGCGCGCGTGCCGGTCGGTGCTTGCGGAGGTGTTCCCGACGACGGTCGAGCTGACCTGACAGCTCAGAGCGGCGCGAGCAAGCCTTCGAAGGCGATGGCGGTGAGTGCGTCGGCGATCGTGTCCGGGCTGGTGCGGCCGCTCGGCCGCACCCATTCGGCGAGTGAGTTGACCATGCCGAAGAGCAACCGGCTGATCAGGTCGGCCGGTATGTCGGTGCGTATGCCGCCCTCGGCCGCCGCATCCGCGACCAACTGCGCCAGCTGCGCGTCCAGCTCGCGGCGCCGCTTCAGGGCAGCGACCTCCGCCGGGGTGTTGCCGCGGACCCGCAGCAGCAGAGTCACGGCAGGGAGGTGCTCGATCAGCACGTCGACGCTGCCGCGCACAGCGCGCCGCAGTCGCTCCAGCGCCGTCACCGAACTGTCGGCTCGCGCCGCCGCGACGGCTTCGGACAGGTTGTCCAGCGCTTCGTCGAGAGCCTGTTGCAGCAGGTGTTCCTTGCTCGGAACGTGGTGGTAGAGCGCCGATTTGGTGAAACCCAGGCGGGCGGCGAGGTCGCCCATGCTGGTGGCGTCATACCCCTGCAGGTTGAACAGCTCGATCGCCTCGCGCAGCACGGTCTCCTGGTCCTTGCCGGGCCTGCCGCGACGACGCGGGGTCGGCTCCTCGACGGCGGATGTCATACCCCGAGACTTTCACACTTCGCCGCCGAGGACCCGATCGGTTACGACCCCGCTTGGGCGTCCACCTCGTAGCTGGTGTTGATCGACTCGAAGAAGTTGACCAGTTCGAGCGTGTCGTTGGCCGTTGCCATCCATTTCGCGGGATTGCTGACGCCCCAGTGCGGTCCGAAGCCGAGCTCGTCCAACCGGCGGTCGGCCAGGTAGCGCACATAGGTGTTGATGTAGTCGGCGTTGAGGCCGAGGATCCCTCGCGGCAGCAGATCGCGGTTGTACTGCTCCTCCATCTCCACCGCGTCGAAGATCATCTGCTGGATCTCTTCGGCGAACTCCTGCGTCTGCAGGTCGGGGTTCTCCTCCAGCACGGTGAGGATGAGGTTCATGCCGAACTTCAGGTGCAGCGACTCGTCGCGCACGATCCAGTCGATCAGCGAGCCGAAGTTGCGCAGCAGGTTCCGCTGCCGGAAGCTCAGTGCGACCATGAAGCCGCTGTAGAACCAAATACCTTCCAGCACAACGTTGTACGCCACCAGGTTGCGCACGAAGTCGCGCTTGCCCTCGGTCGTCGAGATGTCCAGGGTCTGCTCGGCCATCCGCTGGATGTAGCGGACCTCGAACTCCTCCTTCGCGGCCATCGACGGGATGTCGACGTGCGCCGCGTAGGCCTCGGCACGGTCGATCGGGAAGGTCTCCAGGACGTATTCGAACGCCATGCAGTGGTTCGCCTCCTCCCACATCTGCTTGGCGAGGTAGAGGTGTGCCTCCG includes the following:
- a CDS encoding LysR family transcriptional regulator; translated protein: MLEVRRLRLLRELSGRGTIAEVAEALHLSPSSISQQLSQLEREVGVPLLRKTGRRLELTPAAAVLVEHTERILSELEEAESAAVGLSGEASGTLRIAVFQSAAVAFMPRLLAELATAHPRLRVTMSQREPEEGLRETAAHEFDLVIAEQYPHHAAPRHPSLDRVPLTTDSLHLAVPVDGAAFAGVESIEQAGGLPWVMEPQGAASRHWAEQLCRQAGFEPDVRFETDDLQAHVALIESGNAVAVLPDLMLVPRRPRARLIELPGRPRRSVFTSVRRSSTGTPAVRACRSVLAEVFPTTVELT
- a CDS encoding ribonucleotide-diphosphate reductase subunit beta, whose product is MTSTTSDTRSSILGTGIEDALLLKPIRYQWAYDLYNQAVANTWFPHEIQLGEDLADFERMTDEERHAVTFLMSYFNPNELLVNKALAFGVYPYVGAAEAHLYLAKQMWEEANHCMAFEYVLETFPIDRAEAYAAHVDIPSMAAKEEFEVRYIQRMAEQTLDISTTEGKRDFVRNLVAYNVVLEGIWFYSGFMVALSFRQRNLLRNFGSLIDWIVRDESLHLKFGMNLILTVLEENPDLQTQEFAEEIQQMIFDAVEMEEQYNRDLLPRGILGLNADYINTYVRYLADRRLDELGFGPHWGVSNPAKWMATANDTLELVNFFESINTSYEVDAQAGS
- a CDS encoding TetR/AcrR family transcriptional regulator, producing the protein MTSAVEEPTPRRRGRPGKDQETVLREAIELFNLQGYDATSMGDLAARLGFTKSALYHHVPSKEHLLQQALDEALDNLSEAVAAARADSSVTALERLRRAVRGSVDVLIEHLPAVTLLLRVRGNTPAEVAALKRRRELDAQLAQLVADAAAEGGIRTDIPADLISRLLFGMVNSLAEWVRPSGRTSPDTIADALTAIAFEGLLAPL